The proteins below come from a single Thermodesulfobacteriota bacterium genomic window:
- the bamA gene encoding outer membrane protein assembly factor BamA, translating to MRRGTGPFRLKLLIAFALAAGFAGATAGPSSGAEETVVPERPVPAVLRFEGNRALGEGALRRAAEAELDESRGELRLHHADDAAFQMELAYRNEGYAFAEVAYAYEVRDGRPHVIFEVTEGPRVILRTVQIEGNRAFDADTLRAFFGPERSFLAGGGRVFVESQARRAVAEMRDFYYGSGYLDVEVEGPELAFSQDRSQVAATVRIQEGPRHVVRDVAFQGEVLAEAEGALGEAAAQFLGQVYVPRVRLTLQSRILEIYANRGYPEVRAEVTVSPGAAPGDQLLAARIASGPRVTVAAVEVQGNRKTRGAFLRNRLAFSPGDPYSQEKLRTSFRNLYRTGLFRQVDLELREIEGPGEPGDRALVLAVEEAPSIELWLEPGWGSYEYLRFRAGLGERNLFGTGRSGRVEAGVSVRSRDALVGLTDPWFFRSEITADVPVYYRWRREPSFDREEKGVGVTLSRPLSPTITAAASYDMRLTSLTHTRADPDIDDSASGYALASVGLQAAHDTRDDFFVPTRGGKSTLGAEVAETYLGSDLTYLRFTGSTRWFASVTGSTVIGARYQAGLILPTGSQVALPLGERFFNGGESTVRSFQESELGPADPGGDPLGGHGYNVLTLEVRQRLRGNLAGTLFWDYGNVSPNRSLERRTEPYDNRSDLIADTLDDFFRDFRSGVGVGLQYLLPVGPARLDFAVNPSPRDREDRWALHFSVGMAF from the coding sequence GTGAGGAGGGGCACTGGACCGTTTCGCCTCAAGCTCCTCATCGCGTTCGCCCTCGCCGCCGGGTTCGCCGGGGCGACCGCCGGGCCGTCCTCCGGCGCGGAGGAGACGGTTGTCCCGGAGCGCCCGGTCCCGGCCGTGCTGCGCTTCGAGGGAAACCGGGCCCTGGGGGAAGGGGCGCTGCGGCGGGCAGCGGAAGCGGAGCTCGACGAGAGCCGGGGAGAGCTGCGGCTCCACCACGCCGACGACGCCGCCTTCCAGATGGAGCTCGCCTACCGCAACGAGGGCTACGCCTTCGCCGAGGTGGCCTACGCCTACGAGGTTCGCGACGGCCGGCCCCACGTTATCTTCGAGGTGACGGAAGGGCCCCGGGTGATCCTGCGGACCGTGCAGATCGAGGGCAACCGCGCCTTCGACGCCGACACCCTGCGGGCCTTCTTCGGCCCCGAGCGGTCCTTCCTCGCAGGGGGCGGGCGCGTGTTCGTCGAGAGCCAGGCCAGGCGGGCCGTGGCGGAAATGCGGGACTTCTACTACGGGAGCGGGTACCTGGACGTGGAGGTCGAAGGGCCCGAGCTCGCCTTCTCGCAGGACCGGTCCCAGGTGGCGGCCACGGTGCGCATCCAGGAGGGACCCCGCCACGTGGTGCGCGACGTGGCCTTCCAGGGCGAGGTGCTGGCCGAGGCCGAGGGCGCCCTGGGGGAGGCGGCGGCGCAGTTCCTGGGGCAGGTCTACGTACCCCGGGTGCGGCTCACCCTCCAGAGCCGCATCCTCGAGATCTACGCCAACCGGGGCTACCCCGAGGTCCGGGCCGAGGTGACCGTCTCCCCCGGGGCGGCCCCTGGCGACCAGCTCCTCGCCGCCCGGATCGCCAGCGGGCCCCGGGTGACCGTGGCGGCCGTCGAGGTACAGGGAAACCGGAAGACCCGGGGGGCCTTCCTCCGCAACCGGCTGGCGTTCTCGCCGGGCGACCCCTACAGCCAGGAAAAGCTTCGCACCTCGTTTCGGAACCTCTACCGCACCGGGCTCTTCCGGCAGGTGGACCTGGAGCTGCGGGAGATCGAGGGCCCCGGGGAGCCCGGAGACCGGGCCCTGGTGCTCGCGGTCGAGGAGGCGCCCTCGATCGAGCTGTGGCTGGAGCCCGGCTGGGGTTCCTACGAGTACCTGCGCTTCCGGGCGGGCCTTGGGGAGAGAAACCTCTTCGGCACCGGGCGCTCGGGCCGGGTGGAGGCGGGGGTATCCGTGCGCAGCCGCGACGCCCTGGTGGGCCTCACCGACCCCTGGTTCTTCCGCTCCGAGATCACCGCCGACGTCCCCGTGTACTACCGCTGGCGCCGGGAGCCCTCCTTCGACCGGGAGGAGAAGGGCGTCGGGGTCACCCTGAGCCGCCCCCTGAGCCCCACCATCACGGCCGCGGCCTCCTACGACATGCGCCTCACCTCGCTCACCCACACCCGGGCCGACCCGGACATCGACGACTCGGCCAGCGGGTACGCCCTGGCCTCGGTGGGGCTCCAGGCCGCCCACGACACCCGGGACGACTTCTTCGTCCCCACCCGGGGCGGCAAGTCCACCCTGGGCGCCGAGGTGGCCGAGACCTATCTGGGAAGCGACCTCACGTACCTGCGCTTCACCGGGAGCACCCGCTGGTTTGCCTCCGTCACCGGGAGCACGGTGATCGGAGCGCGCTACCAGGCAGGCCTCATCCTGCCCACCGGGAGCCAGGTGGCGCTGCCGCTGGGTGAGCGCTTCTTCAACGGGGGCGAGAGCACCGTGCGCAGCTTCCAGGAGTCGGAGCTCGGGCCGGCAGACCCGGGCGGAGACCCCCTGGGAGGGCACGGCTACAACGTCCTCACCCTCGAGGTGCGCCAGCGCCTGCGCGGAAACCTCGCCGGCACCCTCTTCTGGGACTACGGCAACGTCTCCCCCAACCGCTCCCTCGAGCGGCGCACGGAGCCCTACGACAACCGTTCCGACCTCATCGCCGACACCTTGGACGACTTCTTCCGCGACTTCCGCTCCGGCGTGGGC